A window of the Diospyros lotus cultivar Yz01 unplaced genomic scaffold, ASM1463336v1 superscaf1, whole genome shotgun sequence genome harbors these coding sequences:
- the LOC127792823 gene encoding zinc finger protein CONSTANS-LIKE 16-like, producing the protein MIPDKKAANAVGGKTARACESCLTKRARWYCAADDAFLCQACDSSVHSANQLASRHERVPTRVRLEKMKMALQPAEKSPPAWHQGFTRKARTRRPTKPASFTPPSTAVATEAEKITNPIPLVPEIGSEDASPEENEEYLLYQVPIFDPFAAEFCDNGAETAMEDEFSRLLDDNGREEACDGLDNLHEFLPSDMDLAEFAADVESLLGTGLDEENCGIEGLGLLLDCKEEDGTDGCLEGRKVKVEDEDVGAATGCQQTVDLRFSYRSPVAGKEEKSAAGVAEKAMLKSECKAEEERKMLLRLNHEAVISAWASHGSPWTTGSRPEFNPNDCWPDFMGSCYGGSSSHLYGGEGSQLMRGGDEGREARVSRYREKRRTRLFSKKIRYEVRKLNAEKRPRMKGRFVKRSASFSGPAAFPYLVNK; encoded by the exons ATGATCCCTGACAAGAAAGCCGCCAACGCGGTTGGAGGCAAGACGGCCAGAGCCTGTGAGAGCTGCTTAACCAAAAGGGCCCGGTGGTACTGCGCCGCCGACGATGCTTTCCTTTGCCAAGCCTGCGATTCGTCGGTCCATTCCGCGAACCAGTTAGCAAGCCGGCACGAAAGGGTTCCAACAAGGGTTCGgctggagaagatgaagatggcTCTCCAGCCGGCTGAGAAATCTCCGCCAGCTTGGCACCAAGGGTTTACCCGCAAGGCCCGGACCCGGAGGCCCACCAAGCCCGCTTCCTTCACTCCGCCGTCTACGGCGGTGGCCACGGAGGCGGAGAAAATCACAAACCCGATTCCTTTAGTGCCTGAGATTGGCAGTGAAGACGCTTCGCCGGAAGAGAATGAAGAGTACCTTCTTTACCAGGTCCCAATCTTCGACCCTTTTGCTGCAGAATTCTGCGATAATGGAGCTGAAACCGCCATGGAAGATGAGTTCAGTCGACTGTTGGATGATAATGGAAGAGAGGAAGCTTGTGATGGCTTGGATAATCTCCACGAGTTTCTTCCATCGGACATGGATCTTGCAGAGTTTGCTGCCGACGTTGAGAGCTTATTAGGGACCGGACTTGATGAAGAAAATTGTGGCATTGAAGGGCTGGGACTACTTTTAGATTGTAAAGAAGAAGATGGTACTGATGGTTGCTTAGAGGGTAGGAAAGTTaaggttgaagatgaagatgtagGGGCTGCTACGGGATGCCAACAAACCGTGGATTTGAGATTCAGTTATCGATCGCCGGTGGCCGGGAAGGAGGAGAAATCTGCGGCTGGGGTGGCAGAGAAAGCCATGCTGAAGAGTGAATGTAAAGCAGAAGAGGAGAGGAAAATGCTTCTGAGGCTTAACCATGAGGCTGTCATCTCTGCTTGGGCTAGCCATGGCTCGCCTTGGACCACTGGAAGCCGGCCGGAGTTCAACCCTAACGACTGCTGGCCCGACTTCATG gGATCATGCTATGGAGGATCTTCTTCTCATTTGTATGGAGGGGAAGGAAGCCAATTGATGAGAGGAGGCGACGAGGGAAGAGAAGCAAGAGTGTCGAGGTACAGAGAGAAGAGGAGGACAAGATTGTTTTCGAAGAAGATAAGGTATGAAGTTAGGAAACTCAATGCAGAGAAGAGGCCAAGAATGAAAGGTCGGTTCGTGAAGAGATCAGCATCCTTTTCAGGGCCTGCAGCTTTCCCCTACCTTGTCAACAAATAA